The uncultured Desulfobulbus sp. genome window below encodes:
- a CDS encoding AMP-binding protein: protein MQIQPEVVEQAQERVQASAPGQPGKNQLPAIQENPITLNDLVDISCRKYRSYSAIGMALEEPLSYKKFHERILALAAYLREQGVKLGDRVALLGENSHNWGTVYLAVVRLGAATVPIFPDLPDADVHHILGEMKCDFIFITQRQMEKIYDCKKEVNRVVTLDDYRDDTGLLEVEPFSDFLAAALAKYGEQAREELLEFEPVSTDELASILYTSGTSGFSKAVMLSHGNLCANANSASGIIRSVPPGWVFLSVLPISHTYEFTVGFLLPLLKGCRVVYAGKTPTPAVLQRICSKEKPQVMLVVPLIIEKIFKKRIAPAVEKSRMLSFFCRFSLSRKVIYRKIGAQLSGFFGNRLEVMGIGGAALNPEVERFLREAAFPFIVGYGLTEAAPLLAGGPYGDRTVRLGSTGKPVPNVKIRIDDPHPETGVGEVLAQGKNVMQGYLNDPEATKETLTEDGWLRTGDIGLIDREGNLHIKGRSKSVIVLSNGENVFPEAIEHKINAYPFVVESLVVENRGMLEAWVYPDYEFIDSKTEGQSRAQRHQYISGLMEEMRSTVNDQVSASSRLSRILERREPFVKTATHKIKRYLYSADNMHV from the coding sequence ATGCAAATACAACCAGAAGTAGTTGAGCAAGCGCAGGAGCGAGTACAAGCTTCCGCACCTGGCCAGCCTGGAAAGAATCAGCTGCCAGCGATCCAGGAGAACCCGATAACGCTGAATGATCTGGTTGATATCAGTTGTCGAAAATATCGTTCCTATTCGGCAATAGGCATGGCCCTTGAGGAACCCTTGAGCTACAAAAAATTTCATGAACGAATTCTTGCCTTGGCTGCGTATCTACGGGAGCAAGGGGTCAAATTGGGGGATCGAGTAGCCCTCTTGGGGGAAAATTCACATAACTGGGGCACTGTTTATCTGGCCGTGGTTCGCCTTGGTGCGGCAACAGTCCCCATATTTCCCGATCTGCCTGATGCGGATGTCCATCATATTTTGGGGGAGATGAAATGTGATTTTATTTTTATTACCCAGCGGCAGATGGAAAAAATCTATGACTGCAAAAAAGAGGTTAATCGTGTTGTAACCTTAGATGATTACCGCGATGATACCGGCCTCTTGGAGGTCGAACCCTTTTCTGATTTTCTCGCCGCCGCCTTGGCCAAATATGGAGAGCAGGCTCGTGAAGAACTCCTGGAATTTGAGCCGGTGTCTACTGATGAGCTTGCCTCTATTCTTTACACCAGCGGAACTTCAGGGTTTTCCAAGGCAGTCATGCTTTCGCATGGCAACCTCTGCGCCAATGCCAACTCCGCCAGTGGCATTATACGCAGCGTTCCTCCTGGATGGGTCTTTTTATCTGTCTTGCCGATCTCGCATACCTATGAATTTACCGTCGGTTTTCTTCTGCCCTTACTCAAAGGTTGCCGTGTTGTCTATGCTGGCAAAACGCCAACTCCCGCTGTGTTGCAACGTATTTGTTCCAAGGAAAAACCGCAGGTGATGTTGGTCGTCCCCTTGATCATTGAAAAGATATTTAAAAAACGGATTGCCCCAGCTGTGGAAAAGAGCCGAATGCTCAGCTTTTTCTGCCGCTTCAGCCTCAGTCGCAAGGTTATTTATCGTAAAATAGGTGCTCAACTCAGCGGCTTTTTCGGTAATCGACTGGAAGTCATGGGGATTGGCGGGGCTGCACTAAACCCCGAGGTGGAGCGGTTTCTCCGTGAAGCGGCTTTTCCTTTTATCGTCGGCTATGGGTTAACCGAAGCCGCCCCCCTGCTCGCCGGTGGCCCCTATGGTGATCGTACCGTACGCCTGGGATCCACCGGTAAACCAGTACCCAATGTGAAAATTCGTATCGATGATCCTCACCCAGAGACAGGGGTAGGAGAGGTGTTGGCGCAGGGGAAAAATGTGATGCAGGGATACCTCAATGATCCCGAGGCAACCAAAGAGACCCTGACCGAGGATGGCTGGCTGCGGACAGGAGATATCGGTCTCATCGATCGTGAAGGTAATCTCCATATCAAGGGCCGTTCCAAATCGGTCATCGTGCTGTCAAACGGGGAGAATGTTTTTCCTGAGGCTATAGAACATAAGATCAATGCCTATCCCTTTGTCGTTGAGTCGCTGGTGGTTGAAAATAGAGGCATGCTCGAGGCCTGGGTCTATCCGGATTATGAATTCATCGATTCAAAAACCGAGGGGCAAAGCCGTGCTCAGCGTCATCAATATATCAGCGGACTTATGGAGGAGATGCGCTCCACGGTGAATGACCAGGTTTCTGCATCGTCTCGACTCTCCCGTATTCTAGAGCGGCGTGAGCCTTTTGTGAAAACCGCAACCCACAAGATTAAACGTTATTTGTACTCTGCTGACAACATGCATGTCTAG
- a CDS encoding OmpP1/FadL family transporter — protein MKKFFLAGVVLLAAASQAMASGYRIPEQSVNSTARAGSYVAYTPSADASYYNPANMAWLEDRWQFEVDATWIHLSSIDYTDTDIAAFNGSSEAEDFFLPTFFLVSPDYNNFRFGFSVTAPGGLSKRWKDVYPRTSAEEFSLKIFDFNPTVSYKINDSFSVAAGVRGVYVDGKVRSNGVVSTPYTASRDMEGDSLEFGWNLAATLRPMDNMNLSVTYRSNVDLDIEGDANLATSLPVPLDTYSGSTGVSIPLPAVLAVAVSYTFWDQLTVELEYDRTYWSEYDQLDFTYPTILTNPILSAAFDDVKPKNWKDTDAWRLSFTYDMQNNFILMAGIAYDENPAPSGTLGFELPDSDAMLYSLGLRYKINEDMEIGIAYLYDDKESRTVLNRTVAEPGNINGTFDDASAHLITVGFSYKL, from the coding sequence ATGAAAAAGTTTTTTCTGGCAGGCGTCGTCCTGCTCGCAGCGGCCAGTCAGGCCATGGCTTCGGGGTACCGTATACCGGAGCAGTCAGTCAACTCAACAGCTCGGGCCGGAAGTTATGTGGCCTACACGCCAAGTGCTGATGCATCCTATTATAACCCGGCTAATATGGCCTGGCTGGAAGATCGCTGGCAGTTTGAAGTGGATGCGACCTGGATTCATCTCAGTTCGATTGATTATACCGATACAGATATTGCCGCGTTTAATGGAAGCTCGGAGGCGGAGGATTTTTTTCTGCCGACATTTTTTTTGGTCTCACCAGACTACAATAATTTCCGTTTTGGCTTTTCTGTAACCGCTCCGGGCGGACTTTCAAAGCGTTGGAAAGACGTGTACCCCAGGACATCCGCAGAAGAGTTCAGCCTTAAAATCTTTGATTTTAACCCGACGGTTTCTTACAAAATCAATGATTCCTTTTCGGTCGCGGCAGGAGTGCGCGGAGTGTATGTAGATGGCAAGGTACGGAGTAATGGTGTGGTCAGTACCCCATACACTGCTTCTCGTGATATGGAGGGGGACAGTCTGGAATTCGGGTGGAACCTTGCTGCAACCCTGCGTCCGATGGATAACATGAACCTCAGCGTCACCTACCGCTCAAATGTAGATTTGGATATAGAAGGGGATGCAAATTTAGCAACCAGCCTGCCAGTCCCGCTTGATACCTATTCCGGAAGTACCGGGGTTTCCATTCCCCTTCCCGCCGTTTTGGCGGTTGCAGTTTCCTATACCTTTTGGGATCAACTCACAGTTGAACTCGAATATGATCGGACCTACTGGTCGGAATATGATCAGCTTGATTTTACTTATCCAACAATATTGACCAACCCTATTCTTTCCGCTGCATTTGACGACGTCAAACCTAAAAATTGGAAGGATACCGACGCCTGGCGCCTGAGTTTTACCTATGACATGCAGAATAATTTCATTCTCATGGCTGGTATTGCTTATGACGAAAATCCTGCACCCTCTGGAACCTTGGGATTCGAGTTGCCCGACTCTGACGCTATGCTCTATTCGCTTGGTCTTCGTTATAAGATCAACGAGGATATGGAGATCGGTATTGCGTACTTGTATGATGATAAGGAATCTCGCACGGTATTGAATCGGACTGTGGCGGAGCCTGGGAATATTAATGGCACCTTTGATGACGCCTCAGCTCATCTAATAACGGTTGGATTTAGCTATAAGCTTTAG
- a CDS encoding site-2 protease family protein produces MDFDFNALMRQLIIQLPPLLFALTVHELAHGYVAWRLGDPTAKMSGRLTLNPLKHLDPLGVIAFIIMKIGWAKPVPVDPRYFRNPRQDMLKVALAGPGANVGLALASAAIAHTVVNFFTFLPLAFLQPLAGMLIASVWINIMLAVFNCIPIPPLDGSKVLMGLLPPESARSFAKLEPYGFFILLALFYTGVISSVIMPIIRFSNSLLLG; encoded by the coding sequence ATGGACTTTGATTTTAACGCCCTCATGCGGCAACTGATTATTCAGCTACCGCCTCTGCTCTTTGCCCTGACTGTTCATGAGCTGGCCCACGGCTACGTGGCCTGGCGACTGGGGGACCCAACAGCCAAGATGTCGGGACGGCTGACCTTGAACCCCTTAAAGCACCTTGATCCTCTGGGCGTCATTGCCTTTATTATCATGAAAATCGGCTGGGCCAAGCCAGTACCGGTAGATCCACGCTACTTCCGTAACCCACGCCAGGATATGCTGAAAGTCGCCCTGGCAGGACCCGGGGCTAACGTGGGCCTCGCCCTGGCCAGCGCGGCCATTGCTCACACAGTGGTCAACTTTTTTACTTTTCTTCCTCTGGCCTTTCTCCAACCGCTGGCCGGCATGCTCATTGCTAGTGTTTGGATTAACATCATGCTCGCGGTCTTTAACTGCATTCCCATTCCGCCACTGGATGGATCCAAAGTCCTCATGGGCCTCTTACCTCCTGAGAGTGCCCGCAGCTTTGCAAAATTGGAACCCTACGGATTTTTTATTCTCCTGGCCCTCTTCTACACCGGCGTCATCAGCTCTGTGATCATGCCGATCATTCGTTTCAGCAATTCCCTGCTTCTGGGATGA